From a region of the Candidatus Methanoperedens sp. genome:
- a CDS encoding nucleotidyltransferase domain-containing protein → MKKKIPQTIKTILAEAKKRLKQIYGDKLKDIILYGSYARGDFTEGSDIDIIILLEDMKEPIAERKKYFDAIWELDLKYDTLISIIPFKEEEYRTRRLPLILNAKREGFSL, encoded by the coding sequence ATGAAGAAAAAAATTCCTCAAACAATAAAAACAATTTTAGCTGAAGCCAAAAAGCGCCTTAAGCAAATCTACGGAGATAAACTAAAAGATATTATTTTATATGGTTCCTATGCCCGTGGAGATTTTACTGAGGGTTCGGATATAGATATTATAATTCTTTTAGAAGATATGAAAGAACCAATCGCCGAGCGCAAAAAATATTTCGATGCAATTTGGGAATTAGATCTGAAATACGATACGCTGATTTCTATAATCCCGTTCAAGGAGGAAGAATACAGAACGAGAAGATTACCGCTTATACTCAATGCAAAAAGAGAAGGATTTTCTTTATGA
- a CDS encoding CBS domain-containing protein: protein MKIKDIMKEPLSVHKSDKISHAMQLMDKHDTRRLLVINGSELLGVITVRSIASKLGTWKTSNLPASSLHVAAATTDMFRKVLPDTSIEDAIALMDRTGGILVVSDNSNILGWVTPHEILKTAKAVKGYAAEIMKEPISVSPADRVSHARRIMLDNDIGRLPVIENVDVVGIVTEKDVARAMMNFRALVPDNQQDGRIRNLIVEDIMTRNVKSVRTNTPISEVISLMLNENIGGVPVLNLKDEIVGVISRRGIIRHLAVMTPSKKG, encoded by the coding sequence ATGAAAATAAAAGACATTATGAAAGAACCACTTTCGGTCCATAAATCGGATAAGATTTCACATGCTATGCAATTGATGGATAAGCATGATACGCGCAGGCTGCTCGTAATAAACGGCAGCGAACTTCTGGGCGTGATTACGGTGAGGAGCATTGCCAGCAAACTCGGGACGTGGAAGACTTCAAATCTTCCGGCATCTTCGCTCCATGTTGCAGCCGCCACGACGGATATGTTCAGAAAGGTGCTTCCTGATACAAGTATTGAGGATGCAATTGCGCTGATGGACAGAACAGGCGGGATTCTCGTTGTGAGTGATAACAGTAATATCCTGGGATGGGTGACACCTCATGAGATCCTGAAAACGGCTAAAGCTGTGAAAGGGTATGCTGCTGAAATCATGAAGGAACCCATATCAGTAAGTCCCGCGGACAGGGTCTCGCATGCAAGGCGCATCATGCTGGATAACGATATCGGAAGGCTTCCTGTGATCGAGAACGTCGATGTGGTGGGAATCGTAACAGAAAAGGATGTGGCAAGAGCAATGATGAATTTCAGGGCTCTCGTACCCGATAACCAGCAGGATGGAAGGATTCGCAACCTCATCGTGGAGGATATCATGACCCGCAACGTGAAATCTGTCAGGACGAATACTCCCATATCCGAGGTCATATCTCTAATGCTGAATGAAAACATAGGCGGAGTACCTGTTTTGAATCTCAAGGACGAAATTGTGGGTGTTATCAGCAGGAGAGGGATTATCAGGCATCTTGCCGTGATGACCCCTTCCAAAAAAGGATGA
- a CDS encoding RNA ligase, protein MRQDVSELVNKLDVEKISRLLEIPEHRITGALKRKTLQYVRSKPELFRFDKPISSAEGGTAVFIEPFDIVRGFPKISRTLLLYPALTKQFSSCRKVVVEEKMNGYNVRVALVGDALVGLTRGGFVCPYTTEKANDLIGLEFFRDNPELVLCGEMVGPDSPYVPKSFYDIESLEFFVFDIREKITGKPMPVMKRRELMEEYGIKSVRLFGEFDVNEAHIEIAKIIRELGSAMHEGVVIKDPEMFLPPVKYTSSQSNCADLRYAFEFYNDFGRDFFFGRVCREAFQSVEWGEDEGSLSTRCLQLGESILMPMIKTIKKKKAGERIAENVQIRVRSLDTVKKFEEYLRMLGVDAVFEEPEQVGNEYLVRIKRINQSTNDKTEAILGGQLWS, encoded by the coding sequence ATGAGACAGGATGTCTCAGAACTGGTTAATAAATTAGATGTTGAAAAGATATCAAGGCTGCTTGAAATCCCTGAGCACAGGATAACCGGAGCGCTAAAGAGAAAGACGCTGCAGTATGTTCGCTCAAAGCCTGAGTTATTCAGGTTTGATAAACCCATTTCTTCAGCCGAAGGTGGCACAGCCGTATTCATAGAGCCGTTCGATATAGTACGCGGTTTTCCTAAGATATCGCGCACATTGTTGCTTTATCCGGCTTTGACGAAACAATTCTCTTCATGCAGAAAAGTGGTGGTGGAAGAGAAGATGAACGGTTACAATGTTCGCGTGGCGCTTGTAGGGGATGCGCTTGTTGGGCTCACGCGTGGGGGTTTTGTATGTCCTTATACCACAGAGAAAGCCAATGACTTAATCGGGCTTGAATTTTTCCGGGACAATCCTGAGCTGGTGCTGTGCGGGGAGATGGTTGGTCCGGACAGTCCTTATGTGCCTAAATCCTTTTACGATATCGAGTCGCTTGAATTTTTCGTTTTCGACATACGGGAGAAGATAACGGGGAAGCCCATGCCTGTGATGAAGCGCAGGGAGCTTATGGAGGAGTACGGGATAAAATCAGTCAGGCTTTTTGGGGAATTCGATGTAAACGAGGCGCATATTGAGATTGCGAAAATTATCAGGGAACTGGGCAGTGCAATGCATGAAGGGGTGGTTATCAAAGACCCTGAGATGTTTCTGCCTCCTGTGAAGTACACAAGCTCTCAGAGCAACTGCGCCGACCTGAGATACGCTTTTGAATTCTACAACGACTTTGGCAGGGATTTTTTCTTCGGGCGGGTGTGCAGGGAAGCCTTCCAGTCTGTGGAGTGGGGCGAGGATGAGGGTTCATTGAGCACGCGATGCCTCCAGCTCGGGGAGAGTATTCTCATGCCCATGATTAAGACCATTAAGAAGAAAAAAGCGGGCGAAAGAATCGCTGAGAACGTGCAGATAAGGGTGAGGAGCCTGGATACTGTTAAGAAATTCGAGGAGTACCTGAGAATGCTCGGGGTGGATGCTGTGTTTGAAGAGCCGGAGCAGGTAGGAAATGAATACCTTGTGAGGATTAAAAGGATAAACCAGAGCACCAACGACAAGACCGAGGCGATACTGGGCGGTCAGTTGTGGAGTTGA
- a CDS encoding tryptophan--tRNA ligase, which produces MTTLDPWGAVKIDNYSKLFDEFGISRFDDLLGKIPTPHRYMRRHVIFGHRSYETVLEAMLSGKPFAALSGFMPSGKAHLGHKMVMEEIIWHQQQGGDVFLAIADMEAHAVRGKTWKECEDLGKDYILSAIALGLEPGAHIYFQSKSDIVKSLAFELGIKANFSEMSAIYGFNGETNISHMVSALTQSADILHPQLKEFGGPKPVVIPVGADQDPHIRLTRGLAYKMNMFVVEKRNGAEKEFISVRGKAAPEKALSEIAKRTGGKLYEEHVDVLTRSLDEVEPVVREVELKYGGYAFMSPASTYHKFMTGLQGGKMSSSVPESYIALTDLPEDGEKKVLRAKTGGRVTLEEQKKLGGEPDVCTVHELLLYHLIEDDNELLEVYKDCVGGTRVCGKCKKYVAELMREFLKEHQEKRKIAKERLSEFGLKYP; this is translated from the coding sequence ATGACAACCCTCGACCCATGGGGCGCAGTTAAGATAGATAATTATTCTAAACTCTTTGACGAGTTCGGTATATCAAGGTTCGATGACCTTCTTGGAAAAATACCCACCCCGCACAGATACATGCGCAGGCATGTTATTTTCGGACACAGGAGTTATGAAACTGTCCTCGAGGCGATGCTTTCAGGGAAACCTTTTGCAGCCCTGAGCGGATTCATGCCTTCGGGTAAGGCGCATCTCGGGCATAAGATGGTGATGGAGGAGATTATCTGGCACCAGCAGCAGGGCGGGGATGTGTTTCTGGCTATAGCTGACATGGAGGCGCATGCTGTGAGAGGTAAAACTTGGAAGGAATGCGAGGATCTGGGTAAAGATTATATTTTAAGCGCTATAGCCCTCGGTCTTGAACCAGGAGCACATATTTACTTCCAGTCAAAATCCGATATTGTTAAAAGCCTGGCTTTCGAGCTTGGCATAAAAGCCAATTTTTCAGAGATGTCAGCCATCTATGGTTTCAACGGCGAGACGAACATCTCGCACATGGTAAGTGCGCTCACGCAGAGCGCAGACATACTGCATCCGCAATTAAAAGAATTTGGAGGACCAAAACCTGTGGTGATTCCCGTGGGCGCAGACCAGGACCCGCATATCAGGCTGACGCGCGGTCTTGCGTATAAGATGAATATGTTCGTTGTGGAGAAAAGAAACGGAGCAGAAAAGGAATTTATAAGCGTACGAGGGAAAGCTGCCCCGGAAAAGGCTCTATCTGAGATAGCAAAGCGCACAGGCGGCAAGCTCTACGAAGAGCATGTGGATGTTTTAACACGAAGTCTGGATGAGGTCGAACCTGTGGTCAGGGAAGTTGAACTTAAATACGGAGGTTATGCCTTCATGTCTCCCGCCTCTACATACCACAAGTTCATGACAGGCTTACAGGGTGGCAAGATGTCAAGCAGCGTCCCTGAGAGCTACATAGCCCTCACAGACCTGCCCGAAGATGGGGAAAAGAAGGTTCTGCGCGCAAAGACAGGCGGAAGGGTGACGCTGGAGGAGCAGAAGAAGCTCGGAGGCGAGCCTGATGTATGCACGGTGCATGAATTATTGCTCTACCATCTAATTGAAGACGACAACGAGCTTCTTGAGGTTTATAAGGACTGCGTGGGAGGAACAAGGGTGTGCGGAAAGTGCAAGAAATATGTTGCAGAGCTCATGCGCGAATTTTTGAAGGAACATCAGGAAAAGAGGAAGATTGCGAAAGAGAGGTTAAGTGAGTTCGGTCTGAAATACCCCTGA
- a CDS encoding CBS domain-containing protein: MTIASREVVTIPPTTPIIDAVKTMLGRGFRRLPIADAGTNRLKGIVTSQDIVDFLGGGKRNLIVKNSFKGNLLSAVNASISEIMEENVVSLNEKDSLKDALNTMLTENIGGIPITDGEGRVSAIISEKDFVFFVSGIVTGKTVDDYMSKKIVTAPSEMSVGTATKSMINNGFRRLPIIKDNVLIGIITASDIMRFLGSGDIFNKLITGNAKEVFEVPIRTLIRRDVVYTRSEIDLGEAAGVMLDKNVGSLPVLEEGELKGIITERDFVRALAE, encoded by the coding sequence ATGACCATTGCGTCAAGGGAAGTGGTGACAATTCCGCCCACGACGCCGATAATAGACGCTGTAAAAACCATGCTTGGTAGAGGTTTCAGGAGACTTCCAATCGCCGATGCAGGTACCAACCGCTTGAAAGGAATAGTGACCTCGCAGGATATCGTAGATTTTCTTGGAGGGGGCAAAAGAAATTTGATTGTAAAGAACAGCTTCAAAGGGAATTTACTTTCCGCCGTCAACGCCAGTATCAGCGAGATTATGGAAGAAAATGTTGTCTCCCTTAATGAAAAAGATTCGCTAAAGGATGCCTTGAATACAATGCTAACAGAAAATATAGGAGGCATACCTATCACTGATGGTGAAGGAAGGGTGTCCGCCATAATCTCAGAAAAGGACTTTGTCTTTTTCGTCTCGGGTATTGTCACAGGCAAGACCGTGGACGACTACATGAGTAAGAAAATAGTGACCGCGCCGTCCGAGATGTCGGTTGGGACTGCGACCAAATCCATGATAAATAATGGTTTCAGGAGGCTTCCTATTATCAAGGATAATGTCCTTATAGGCATAATAACAGCTTCGGATATCATGCGTTTCTTGGGAAGCGGGGATATTTTTAACAAGCTTATAACTGGCAATGCAAAAGAGGTATTTGAGGTACCCATCCGCACCCTCATCAGAAGGGATGTTGTTTACACAAGGTCTGAGATAGACCTCGGGGAAGCTGCTGGCGTTATGCTGGATAAGAACGTAGGCTCGCTTCCAGTGCTTGAGGAAGGCGAATTGAAAGGGATTATAACCGAGCGTGATTTTGTCCGGGCATTGGCAGAGTAG
- a CDS encoding secondary thiamine-phosphate synthase enzyme YjbQ encodes MDIKTTARTELIEITDRVRAIVKESGAKDGICVISTRHTTSGIIVNENERGLRSDILAMLETLVPENRNYAHNQIDNNADSHLRAVLLGNSEIIPVEDGHLILGTWQSIFFVELDGPRNRSVNVKIIGGLMNPSKNE; translated from the coding sequence ATGGACATCAAGACCACAGCCCGCACTGAACTCATCGAGATAACCGACCGAGTACGCGCAATAGTAAAAGAAAGCGGCGCAAAAGACGGCATCTGCGTCATCTCTACGCGTCACACCACAAGCGGGATAATAGTTAACGAGAACGAGCGCGGGTTAAGAAGCGATATACTGGCGATGTTAGAAACGCTTGTCCCTGAGAATAGAAATTACGCCCACAACCAGATAGACAATAATGCCGATTCGCATCTTAGAGCAGTCCTTCTTGGCAATAGTGAGATTATACCAGTTGAAGATGGACATCTCATTCTCGGAACGTGGCAGAGTATATTCTTTGTGGAACTCGATGGACCGAGAAACCGCAGCGTGAATGTAAAAATAATAGGGGGTTTGATGAACCCATCTAAAAATGAATGA
- the twy1 gene encoding 4-demethylwyosine synthase TYW1 — protein MTSITESTQTLLKKHGYHLAGTHGAVKTCLWLNKSLRGEGACYKSRFYGITSHRCIQMTPILACNQRCLHCWRAIEMPVEVPEELDSPEEIVKSCLAEQRRLISGYGGSEFMDKEKWIEAFAPKHVAISLSGESTLYPYLPELVDEFHKKDMTTFVVTNGTNPDMVGKIKPTQLYISLNAPDKETYLKVCAPLGDTWESIKQSLEIMKDSKTRTAVRLTLTKGINMMNPDGFAHLIGTAEPDYVELKAYMHLGFSRKRLSLNNMPSHEEVLDFSGKVAQALGYCIADESRNSRVVLLSKDGIRHGI, from the coding sequence ATGACTTCAATCACGGAATCCACCCAAACCCTCCTCAAAAAACATGGCTACCACCTTGCAGGCACTCACGGCGCAGTAAAAACATGCCTTTGGCTGAATAAAAGCCTGCGCGGCGAAGGAGCTTGCTACAAATCCAGGTTCTACGGGATAACTTCGCACCGCTGCATCCAGATGACTCCCATCCTTGCATGCAACCAGAGGTGTCTTCACTGCTGGCGCGCAATTGAGATGCCTGTGGAAGTCCCAGAGGAATTGGATTCGCCTGAAGAAATAGTGAAGAGCTGCCTTGCTGAGCAGCGCCGTTTAATTTCAGGATACGGCGGCTCAGAATTCATGGATAAGGAGAAGTGGATAGAGGCATTTGCACCAAAGCATGTAGCAATTTCGCTCTCAGGCGAGTCCACGCTCTATCCGTATCTGCCTGAACTGGTTGATGAGTTCCATAAAAAGGACATGACCACATTTGTGGTAACCAATGGTACGAATCCTGATATGGTAGGCAAAATCAAACCCACGCAGCTTTATATCAGCCTCAATGCACCTGATAAAGAAACGTACTTGAAAGTATGCGCTCCACTCGGGGATACGTGGGAGAGCATAAAGCAGTCACTGGAAATTATGAAAGATTCAAAAACAAGGACTGCGGTCAGGCTAACCTTGACCAAGGGTATCAATATGATGAATCCTGATGGTTTTGCGCATCTGATAGGGACTGCTGAACCTGATTATGTGGAGCTGAAAGCTTACATGCACCTTGGCTTTTCAAGAAAGCGTTTGTCTTTGAACAACATGCCCTCCCATGAAGAAGTGCTGGATTTTTCAGGAAAGGTAGCACAAGCCCTCGGTTACTGCATCGCTGATGAATCCAGGAATAGCCGGGTAGTACTCCTTTCAAAAGACGGGATAAGGCATGGTATATGA
- a CDS encoding PIN domain-containing protein — protein MIFLDSSAIIAYKNADDVNHKKAVEIFQKLNEGKYGIGIISEFIFSEVTTVLALRKSIDAAKEVGNVLLNAKEIEIMKASDVFERAWEIFINQENTALSFVDASNLACMEQKRIKKIATFDKDFLKISEVEAVTG, from the coding sequence TTGATATTCCTGGATTCCAGTGCAATTATTGCGTATAAAAATGCAGATGATGTAAATCACAAAAAGGCTGTTGAGATTTTTCAAAAACTTAATGAAGGAAAATACGGCATTGGAATTATTTCAGAATTTATATTCTCAGAAGTCACAACAGTTCTTGCGCTAAGGAAAAGCATTGATGCTGCTAAAGAAGTAGGAAATGTTTTACTAAATGCCAAAGAAATCGAAATAATGAAAGCGAGCGACGTATTTGAGAGGGCATGGGAAATCTTCATAAATCAAGAAAATACGGCTCTGAGCTTTGTTGATGCTTCCAATCTTGCATGCATGGAACAGAAGAGGATAAAGAAGATTGCAACTTTTGACAAGGATTTCCTAAAAATAAGCGAAGTTGAGGCTGTGACTGGTTGA
- a CDS encoding methionine adenosyltransferase yields MARNIRVEKITQTPIEKQEIEIVERKGVGHPDSMADGFAEAVSRALCNEYIKKCGTVLHHNTDQVEVVAGRSCPQYKGGELISPIYVLLVGRATKEFEGIKIPTDTTAVRAAKQYLRTTLPDIDSEHDVIIDCKLGVGSTDLQSVFKRGKAPMANDTSFGVGHAPFSEVEQIVYNTERQMVLNFKKEIPAIGTDIKVMGMRKNDDITLTVACAMIGKHIDDQDHYFSIKEELRNKICDLAAEYTDREVEVFVNTGDDEKTGSVYLTVTGTSAEMGDDGSVGRGNRCNGLITPNRPMSMEATSGKNPINHVGKLYNLLSNQIAKDIAENVSGIEDVYIRILSQIGKPIDQPLIASAQVIPQDGANMKVIKSESEAIIDRRLADITKITEMITRGELDTF; encoded by the coding sequence ATGGCAAGAAATATTCGCGTTGAAAAAATCACACAAACTCCAATCGAAAAACAGGAAATTGAAATTGTAGAGAGAAAAGGGGTCGGGCACCCAGACAGCATGGCTGACGGCTTTGCAGAGGCGGTAAGCCGGGCGCTGTGCAACGAATATATTAAAAAATGCGGAACAGTGCTTCATCACAACACCGACCAGGTTGAAGTTGTGGCAGGACGTTCCTGCCCGCAATATAAAGGCGGGGAACTCATTTCACCGATTTATGTTCTCCTTGTAGGGAGAGCTACAAAAGAATTCGAGGGCATAAAAATCCCAACCGACACCACGGCAGTAAGAGCCGCAAAACAATACCTGAGAACCACACTTCCTGACATCGATTCAGAACATGATGTTATAATCGACTGCAAACTCGGCGTGGGCTCAACCGACCTCCAGAGTGTGTTCAAACGCGGAAAAGCTCCTATGGCTAATGATACTTCTTTTGGCGTGGGACATGCCCCCTTCTCTGAGGTGGAGCAGATTGTGTATAACACCGAGCGGCAGATGGTGTTGAATTTCAAGAAAGAAATCCCTGCAATTGGAACTGATATCAAGGTTATGGGTATGAGAAAGAACGATGACATAACTCTCACAGTGGCATGTGCGATGATAGGAAAACATATCGATGACCAGGACCACTATTTTTCAATAAAAGAGGAACTGCGCAATAAAATCTGCGACCTTGCAGCGGAATATACAGACCGCGAGGTCGAGGTATTCGTTAACACAGGCGATGATGAAAAAACCGGCTCGGTTTATCTCACAGTTACGGGGACTTCAGCCGAGATGGGTGATGATGGTTCGGTAGGGCGGGGGAACAGGTGCAACGGACTGATTACCCCGAACAGACCGATGAGCATGGAAGCCACAAGCGGCAAGAACCCGATAAACCATGTAGGCAAGCTGTACAACCTTCTCTCCAACCAGATAGCAAAAGATATTGCAGAGAATGTTTCAGGGATTGAGGACGTGTACATCCGCATCCTTTCACAGATTGGGAAGCCCATTGACCAGCCTCTGATTGCCAGCGCCCAGGTGATACCCCAAGACGGTGCGAATATGAAAGTCATCAAATCAGAGTCAGAAGCCATCATAGACAGGAGGCTGGCGGATATCACAAAGATTACAGAGATGATTACCAGAGGAGAGCTGGATACTTTCTAG
- the tmk gene encoding dTMP kinase, protein MSKGKLITLEGIDGTGKTSIAKMLKTKFTEAVFTKEPTQSWIGKAVKKSIGSEADPLAELFLFVADHAEHIAKVIRPALEEGKIVISDRYSDSRYAYQGATLSSLFDDPMEWIQKIHKGWTIVPDLTVLLTIDPGVAVSRCGVRGNHTKFEKIEFLKKVQENFLALAKREPKRFVVIDAGREFKVVAQEVESVVKEFLSK, encoded by the coding sequence ATGTCAAAAGGAAAACTAATCACTCTTGAAGGAATTGACGGGACAGGAAAAACCAGCATTGCAAAAATGCTGAAAACTAAATTCACTGAAGCTGTTTTTACAAAGGAGCCAACCCAAAGCTGGATTGGAAAGGCAGTTAAAAAATCAATAGGCTCTGAGGCTGACCCTCTGGCTGAGCTGTTTCTATTTGTAGCCGACCATGCGGAGCATATAGCCAAAGTAATCAGACCCGCTCTCGAAGAAGGAAAAATAGTAATCTCAGACAGGTATTCTGACAGCAGGTATGCCTATCAGGGCGCCACGCTTTCAAGTCTTTTCGATGATCCGATGGAATGGATACAAAAAATTCATAAAGGCTGGACGATTGTTCCGGATCTGACCGTCCTGCTTACAATAGACCCAGGTGTTGCGGTTTCGCGTTGCGGTGTTCGGGGGAACCATACAAAGTTTGAAAAAATCGAGTTCCTGAAAAAGGTGCAGGAGAATTTTTTGGCACTCGCGAAAAGGGAGCCGAAAAGGTTCGTTGTAATAGATGCGGGAAGGGAATTTAAAGTTGTAGCACAGGAAGTTGAATCGGTAGTTAAGGAATTTCTAAGTAAGTAA
- a CDS encoding CBS domain-containing protein: MKIKDIMSSPVYVVSPDENVARARNLMLRHKIGRLVIIENNKPIGIVTKKDISRRLNQAEPQWRRRPIDHIPVKKVMTESMITIFPDATPKQLAELMSENNIGGLPVVNNKNEVIGIATKWDLIRYFSELDLPLKVKDLKIESALTVHRHHTISHILHELDANSMDRAVVLEDNDMPVGIITSSNLAFTEMKDKKGGLPQKEIKMTRKESAAGKKQYRYISEVPLVAEDIMSSPLITIKSDDLATHAAGIMVRERINGLPVQGNGIMGILTGENIVKSIMTMFDEPVEKS; the protein is encoded by the coding sequence ATGAAAATCAAGGATATAATGAGTTCACCGGTCTATGTGGTATCGCCTGATGAAAACGTGGCAAGAGCCAGAAACCTGATGCTTCGCCATAAGATCGGAAGGCTTGTAATCATCGAGAATAATAAGCCCATCGGGATAGTGACAAAAAAAGACATAAGCAGAAGGCTTAACCAGGCTGAACCCCAATGGCGGCGCCGCCCAATTGACCACATACCTGTAAAAAAGGTTATGACCGAGAGCATGATAACGATATTTCCCGATGCAACGCCCAAGCAGCTCGCTGAACTGATGAGTGAGAATAATATAGGAGGGCTGCCCGTTGTCAACAATAAAAATGAAGTGATAGGAATAGCCACAAAGTGGGATCTAATCAGGTATTTCTCAGAATTAGATCTTCCGCTGAAAGTCAAGGATTTGAAAATCGAGTCAGCCCTTACGGTTCACAGGCATCATACCATCAGCCACATTCTTCACGAACTCGATGCGAATTCAATGGATAGAGCCGTTGTTCTTGAGGATAACGATATGCCTGTGGGAATCATTACAAGTTCAAATCTTGCTTTCACAGAAATGAAAGATAAAAAAGGGGGTCTGCCTCAAAAGGAGATAAAGATGACCCGTAAGGAGAGCGCCGCAGGAAAAAAACAATACAGGTATATAAGCGAAGTGCCGCTCGTTGCTGAAGATATCATGTCAAGCCCTCTTATTACCATTAAAAGCGACGACCTTGCAACGCATGCCGCAGGCATAATGGTTAGAGAGAGAATCAACGGGCTGCCTGTGCAGGGCAATGGGATTATGGGGATACTGACAGGAGAGAACATTGTAAAATCAATAATGACAATGTTTGATGAACCCGTCGAAAAGAGTTGA
- a CDS encoding O-acetyl-ADP-ribose deacetylase, with protein METITGTTRIILVLGDITEQDTDAIVNAANPSLLGGGGVDGAIHRKGGAEILKECKIIRQTLYPDGLPTGKAVMTTGGKLKAKKVIHTVGPIWSGGDGGEPELLAQAYISSLDLAQKMGLKIISFPSISTGAYGYQIEKASRVAVRAVVEFLEKNNGFEEVRFVLHSQHDLRTYEGALKEILDSLKTA; from the coding sequence ATGGAAACCATTACTGGAACCACAAGAATAATCCTCGTACTTGGAGACATCACTGAACAGGATACCGATGCCATAGTCAATGCAGCAAATCCCAGCCTTCTTGGAGGGGGTGGGGTGGATGGTGCCATACACAGGAAAGGGGGAGCGGAGATATTGAAAGAGTGCAAAATTATCAGACAGACATTATACCCTGATGGTCTGCCCACAGGTAAAGCTGTGATGACAACAGGAGGAAAACTGAAAGCAAAAAAAGTTATCCATACTGTCGGACCAATCTGGAGCGGGGGAGATGGAGGAGAGCCGGAATTGCTTGCTCAGGCTTATATTAGCAGCCTTGATCTTGCCCAGAAGATGGGATTAAAGATTATCTCATTCCCGTCCATCAGCACAGGCGCATACGGGTACCAGATCGAGAAGGCAAGCAGAGTCGCCGTCAGGGCTGTTGTGGAATTCCTTGAGAAAAATAATGGGTTTGAAGAGGTGAGGTTTGTGCTTCACAGCCAGCATGACCTTCGAACCTATGAAGGGGCATTAAAAGAGATTCTTGATTCGCTTAAAACAGCATGA
- a CDS encoding ScpA family protein, whose protein sequence is MTEGEAEVTSSEDILEEPIEILVTLAKNGEIDPWNIDIVEVTDKFLRHVEELEKMDLRVSGRTLLYAAILLRMKSNILVEVEEPQDMIEDDSVQFEITDYPVPAMPLRRSSNRPVTLEELLSELKKAEALEKKRMERFKNKTEERRITIEEVLSFAHEEDIESRVGRMRDLLNELFEKQKYIKFSDLSTPLDRTGRVVAYLALLFLATKKEIWLEQEELFGELYIRRQAI, encoded by the coding sequence ATGACTGAAGGAGAGGCTGAGGTAACTTCCAGTGAAGACATACTGGAAGAACCTATTGAGATTCTGGTGACCCTTGCTAAAAACGGGGAGATCGACCCGTGGAATATCGATATAGTCGAGGTCACGGATAAGTTTTTACGGCATGTAGAAGAGCTTGAAAAGATGGACCTGCGTGTTTCCGGAAGGACTCTTCTGTACGCAGCCATATTGCTGCGCATGAAATCCAATATACTTGTGGAAGTGGAAGAGCCGCAAGATATGATAGAAGATGATTCTGTGCAATTTGAAATCACCGATTATCCCGTGCCTGCAATGCCTCTTCGCCGCTCATCCAACCGCCCTGTCACACTTGAGGAATTGCTGTCAGAGCTCAAGAAGGCTGAGGCATTAGAAAAGAAAAGGATGGAGCGCTTTAAAAACAAAACAGAAGAGCGCCGCATCACCATCGAGGAAGTGCTTTCATTTGCCCATGAAGAAGACATTGAAAGCAGGGTTGGGAGAATGAGAGATTTATTGAATGAACTCTTTGAGAAACAAAAGTATATAAAATTTTCAGATCTCTCAACTCCGCTTGACAGGACAGGACGTGTAGTGGCTTATCTTGCCCTTCTCTTCCTTGCCACAAAGAAGGAAATCTGGCTTGAACAGGAAGAACTTTTTGGTGAACTTTACATCAGGAGACAAGCCATATGA